The following coding sequences lie in one Oryctolagus cuniculus chromosome 7, mOryCun1.1, whole genome shotgun sequence genomic window:
- the LOC100342719 gene encoding pancreatic alpha-amylase, whose product MKIFLLLSALGFCWAQYSPHTQEGRTSIVHLFEWRWVDIAKECERYLAPNGFGGVQVSPPNENVIVTDPFRPWWERYQPISYKLCTRSGNEDEFRDMVTRCNDVGVRIYVDAVMNHMCGDGRGEGTHSTCGSYFNAQTRDFPAVPYSGWDFNDGKCKSGSGGIESYQDIYQVRDCRLTGLLDLALEKDYVRSTLAAYLNRLIDIGVAGFRLDACKHMWPGDIKAVLDKLNNLNTKWFPSGSKPFIYQEVIDLGGEPITSSEYFENGRVTEFKYGAKLGTVIRRWNGEKMSYLKNWGEGWGFMPSDRALVFVDNHDNQRGHGAGGASILTFWDARLYKMAVGFMLAHPYGVTRVMSSYRWSRNFVNGQDTNDWIGPPNNNGVTKEVTINADTTCGNDWVCEHRWRQIRNMVIFRNVVDGQPFSNWWDNGSNQVAFGRGNKGFIVFNNDDWSLSSTLQTGLPGGTYCDVISGDKNGNDCTGIKVSVFSDGKAYFSISNSAEDPFIAIHVDAKL is encoded by the exons atgaagatctttctgttgctttctgcCCTTGGGTTCTGCTGGGCACAGTATAGCCCACATACCCAAGAGGGACGCACATCTATTGTCCACCTGTTTGAATGGCGCTGGGTTGATATTGCCAAGGAATGTGAGCGATACCTGGCTCCCAATGGATTTGGAGGAGTTCAG gtctctccACCCAATGAGAACGTTATAGTTACCGATCCTTTTAGACCTTGGTGGGAAAGATACCAACCAATAAGTTATAAATTATGCACCAGATCTGGAAATGAAGATGAATTCAGAGACATGGTGACGAGATGTAACGATGTTGGT GTCCGTATTTATGTGGATGCTGTAATGAATCATATGTGTGGTGACGGTCGAGGTGAAGGAACACACAGTACCTGTGGTAGTTACTTCAATGCTCAAACGAGGGATTTTCCAGCTGTCCCATACTCTGGTTGGGATTTTAATGATGGTAAATGTAAAAGTGGAAGTGGAGGCATTGAGAGCTATCAAGACATTTATCAG GTCAGAGATTGTCGTCTGACTGGTCTTCTTGATCTTGCATTGGAAAAAGATTATGTGCGTTCCACTCTTGCTGCGTACTTGAACCGTCTCATTGACATTGGTGTAGCAGGGTTCAGACTGGATGCGTGTAAGCATATGTGGCCTGGAGACATAAAGGCAGTTTTGGATAAGCTGAACAATCTAAACACAAAGTGGTTCCCTTCAGGAAGTAAACCTTTCATTTACCAAGAG GTAATTGATCTGGGTGGTGAGCCAATTACAAGTAGTGAGTACTTTGAAAATGGCCGTGTGACAGAATTCAAGTATGGTGCAAAACTAGGCACGGTTATTCGCCGGTGGAATGGAGAGAAGATGTCTTACCTAAA GAACTGGGGAGAAGGCTGGGGTTTCATGCCTTCTGACAGAGCACTTGTCTTTGTGGATAACCACGACAATCAGCGAGGACATGGCGCTGGAGGAGCATCTATTCTTACCTTCTGGGATGCTAG ACTGTATAAAATGGCAGTTGGATTTATGCTTGCTCATCCCTATGGAGTCACACGAGTAATGTCAAGCTACCGGTGGTCAAGAAATTTTGTGAATGGACAA GATACTAATGATTGGATTGGGCCACCAAACAATAATGGTGTAACTAAGGAAGTAACTATTAATGCAGACACTACTTGTGGCAATGACTGGGTCTGTGAGCATCGGTGGCGCCAGATAAG GAACATGGTCATTTTCCGTAATGTAGTCGATGGCCAGCCTTTCAGTAACTGGTGGGATAATGGTAGCAATCAAGTGGCTTTTGGAAGAGGAAACAAAGGATTCATTGTCTTCAACAATGATGACTG GTCATTATCTTCAACTTTGCAAACTGGTCTTCCTGGTGGCACATACTGTGATGTCATTTCTGGAGATAAAAATGGTAATGATTGCACAGGAATTAAAGTCTCTGTTTTCAGTGATGGCAAAGCTTACTTTTCTATTAGCAACTCTGCTGAAGATCCATTCATTGCAATTCATGTTGatgcaaaattataa